A window of Abditibacteriota bacterium genomic DNA:
AACAAAAATACGCTGGAATTCAAGTCTACAGTCTGCGAAATGGTCATAAAGCTGCTGACAAGACAATGGGTATTTACCGGGTCCGGCGTGGTTTCGTATTCACGAGACATCTATGTAGATGAGTTGGATCAAGAGGTATACGACTTGCCATTGCCGCGAGTTGTTGAAAAGTCACTGGAGTTCAAAGAAAAAACCGATCAGCTAACAAAAATACTGTCTGACTATGAGTCCCTGTCGGCGGAAGAAAAAGAGCTGCTAAAAGCAAAATTGGGTATTAAGGAGCCGGCCGGTACCAAACAGGAAAAGCCTGCTGAAGACGAAACTTTTCCGACCCGTCCGGTCAGGAATTGGGAAAGGATCAAACTGCATGCTCAGGACAAATACTGGTCTGCCGCCTCTGTCAGATATGTTCAGAAGATGCGAAGCGTCAGAGAATCTGCGATTCCGGGACTGAAACGGTCTTATTTAATTAATTTGTACGGCAAGCAAGGCGAATCGGCTTGCCAGATGTGCCATGAATTCAAAAGAAAACGTGAGTCTGTGCAGCTGTTGAAGGTGGCCGAAAAAGAACTGGAGCCTTTGAACCTGAACCTTTGTCCCGATTGCGCTGCCGAATTCCGCCAGCGCAGATATTCCGACGAGTTTGTGAATCGTATCTGCAAACAGATACTTGAACTGGATGAAGATGCGATGCAGGCCGATGAGCCTGTGGTGATCAGCCTGGATGATGACTGTGAGCTGTGGTTTACCGGTAGGCATGCCGCCGAGATACGGGAACTGCTGAAGCTGGCTGATGAAGACAAGGAAGATGCAGAAGAGAGCGAAGAAGAAGATTGACGGAGTCTCTGACGGCGGGGGGCGAGATGACAACTAACGAAAGTAGCTGCATATTTGAATTTATGTCCCGACTCGCATTTTACTGCGGCGGACAGCCAGATGGAGAGTCAATAGCTGTTTATCGCTCCGGCGAGGTGATCAAATATGAATACGTGTTTGGAGACGATCGGCCGGTTTCAGAGAGAGTCTTGGCAAAAAGTCCTGATTTGGCGAAAAAGGTGATCGAGATAATAGAAAGAAACTCCGGGCTGCTGAAAACTATTCCTGATCGTCTGAATAATATGTCATTCGATGGAACCTTGGATTTTTTTAGATTCGGCGACAAGGTAATATCCGGCTTGAATATACACAGATATAATATCAAATACTTCCGAGAAGCGTTTCGCGATCATCCCGAGGCTCTCCGAAGCATGGAACATGGGAACCTTGTTCTTGACATCTATAATGAGATAGTCGAAGAGATAAACAGGCTGGTACCGGGCGCCGATATGGATGTTTTTATGGAAGAGTTTCCGCCTCATAAAACAGAGTAATGATTTATGCCGGAAGTAGTTCGTGGGAGTATTTTGGTTCTTCGGATGTGCAGGGATAGATAGATGACTGTGTGTACGATCTTGCTTTTGGCCGCGCTGCTGCTGCCGGTGATGGCGTGGGCCCGGGCTGACTTTGACATGGGTCCCCTGGACAGGTACATCGGCCGTAAGAGAGCGGCGTGCGGTATCACGGGCCTGTGTATGTTCGTTGCTCCTGGATGCGGCGATGCGATAGGCGAAATAAACAGGGAGAGCCAAGAGGCTCTCGACCGGGCTGTAGCCTGCAAAAGGATCATGCAACGGGAGAATAGCATAACGGAGTGGGATGAGGCTTTGGAAATACTTGATACGCTGAGCGACTTTCCGGAGAGAGCAGTCTTTTCCCGGTACTGTCACAGGAGCATCAGCCGCATTCATGCGGAAGTGAGGGCGCGGCGCATCCGGGCCTTTGCGCCGCTGTTGGCGGTGGCAGTCCTGGCGGCTGTTGCGGCTTTGGCGCATTTCGTGATCATCCCCCACAACAGATACCACAAGGCCATGGAATACTACAACGCCGGCCAATACTCCAAGGCGAGCGATATATTCATTACTCTGGGGGGCTACAAAGACAGCATCGGGATGGAGAAGAAGTCGCGCCTTGAAGACTTTTACGCCAAGGCCATGCGCCATTTTGCAAACGGCAATTACAGAGACGCGCTGGTTTTGTTTGCCCCGCTGCACTACAAGGACAGCGACCAAATGGCGGCGGAGGCGGAAAAGCGCCTGTATTCAAAGGAATACGTCCCGGCTGCGGGCTCCGGCGTTCCGAAGCCGGGGGACATCGTGGTCTTCGGCAGCTACCCCTACGCCAAAGACGGCAAGGAAAAGCCCGTGGAGTGGCTGGTGGTGGACGATCTGGAAGAGGAACAGGAATGGGACTCCGAAAAAGGGGCGTATATACCCAAAAACTACTACACTCTGATAAGCTGGAACGTGCTGGACGCTTTTCCTGCCGAAAAACAAAGCCTGGAATGGCACGATTCGTATGTCCAAAAGTGGCTGAACTCGGAATTCTTGAATAAATGCTTCAGCAAGCAGGAGCAGGCCAAGCTGGTCCCCCTGAAATGTGTGTATTATGATCCGGCCGTTTATAAGCTCGCCCGTGATGAATACGGCGCGTATATGGATTGGAACAAGGTGGAGCGTTACAAAAGGGTCTCCCGGGACAAGGTGGTTTTGTCCTACAGCAATCCGGGCTCGGGCAGGTCGTGCAATCAATGGACTTATTTTGAATCAGCAGCTCAGCGAAAGACCAGTCCCACGCCTTATGCTGCCGGCAAGGGTCTGAAGCTCGAGGCCGATGGCTGCTGCCCCTGGGCCTTGCGGACGGTAGCCGATTTTGGAGACTTTGCGGGGCCGGTTGAAATAGACTGGGGGAAGCAGTATTCCCACGTGAACGGGTTCGGATCGCCGTGCATAGGGGAGTATTCGCCGAAATATACTGCCATGGGGATACGCCCGGCGATATGCGTCAGAAAAGGGACCCGGCTGGAGATAAAGGGCAGGATAGCCAGGGAAATCTTTGGGGCTGATAAAGAGAATAATACACAAGAGCCTATAAGTTACTATCCTGATCGGAAAGTAAAGAGGGGGGATATTATAACTTTCGGCAGGACTGATCAGGACGGCACAAAACTAATGATCCGGGATGCTATCGAAGAGCTTATAGAATGGATCGTGCTGGACGTCAAAGACAGGAAGATATTGGTGGTCAGCAGGGATATCCTTCATTGCTTTTATCCCGAGATGCGGTCTGATGAGGGGTTTGACGATAGAGATCCGAATGCTTATTACAAATACCTGAATGAGACCTTCTACAAGGATTCATTTGACGATTTGCAGAAATCTTGGATCCTTTCCTCTACCCATTTTTATAGAGTTGAAGGCGAGTCGGAAAACACCTATAGGAAATCTGAAAAGCTTTTTTCTCTTTCGCTGCATGAGCTGGATATGTATTTCCCATCCGCCGAAGCTCGAAAAAGCAAGTGGACGAAGTCAATACCCGTAGAGATAAAGGGAGGGTTCTTAGGTTTGTATGCTGAAGATACAAGTTGGATAGAAGAGTCTCGGGGCGGGTGGTTTACTTCGAGAAACAATCGTTATTCGGAAGCGGCTGTGAACTCGGAGGGGAAGATAGACCAATATAATCTGCAGGAAGACATTCCCGCTGTCCGTCCCGCCATGTGGCTGGAAAACGAACATGCCAAAGACGACGGGAAGTTTTCCAAAGAATGCTACAAGGAAATGGAAGAGCAGGAAAAGCTGCTGCTCAACGACTTGTTGCTCTGGTCCGATATGTAGCAGCAATCAATAAAGGAGGCAAGACCTATGCCAATGTCAGAAGAAGTGACCGTGACCTGTCCCAAATGCGGGAAGACGGGGTCCTTTACCCTCTGGACCAGCCTGAATATAGCTGCCGACCTGTACCCGGAGAAAAAGGCTCAGGTGCTGGACGGCTCCCTGTTTCAATACCCTTGCCCACAGTGCGGCAAAAAGACCTGGGCAGAGTATCGCATGCTCTACAATCACAACGAGGACAAGGTCATGGTATATGCAGAGCCCGATTATTCGCCCGCTCACCAGCCGATGATACAGGAGCTGATGGATACGCTGACTGCTGACGGCTACGTGGTCCGGGTGGTCCCCAACATCAACTCGCTGAGGGAAAAGGTACTGATATTTGATGACGGGCTGGATGACAGGATCATAGAGATAAACAAGCTGTATATGCTGGTTGCTATGATACAGGACGGGGACGAGCATTTGAAGGCGCCGGGCGGTTGCAAGATGTATTATGCGGGCGGAAAGGGAGTGAAAAACCTGCTGATCACTGCCGATGGGGTGCCGGATCTGACTGTGGACATCTCGGGACTGTATAAGGAATTGGCGATCCCCAAGGTCCTGGAACACCTTCCGCCGCTGGAAAAAAGCGGCCCGGTGATCGACAGGGCGTGGGCTGCGGAGTATTGCAACGCGACCAAAGCCCTGAAGGAGCACGGGTGTCTGTAGGGGAGAAGAAGCGCGTTCTGCCCCGCGATATGGCCCCTCCCACCAGACGCCTCCGGCTTTGCCGGAGCAAGGAAAGCGTCTGGCGGGCCCCACCGTGGATCCCTTACCCCAAACCGCGTAATGCTGACGCATTACACATATGCGGTTTGGGCCGAGATGACGCGGGGTGTGGGCTGTATTGCTTTGTCCCGTTGGGCCGGTCCGTGGCCGCGGCTCGCGGTTCCATTACAGGGGATCTCTTACCAGTGAGGGCATGAGGAGCCCTCACCGCCGAGATGACGTTGAGTTTGAACGGGACAATGCCAGCCGCCGGGATGACGATACTGTCTCTTTCTCCGCCGAGTGGCCCCCCCAATGCCTGCGGCATCGGTGCCCCCACAGATCTCCAACGCCCTCACTTCGTTTCGGGCGCTGGGATGACGGCGGAGAGCCGGGATGACGGCGGGTGGAGGCGCGGGGTATTAGCGTCCCGGCGCCGGGAACGCAGCACAACAGCATATTTGAATTAGTCTGATCATAAAGGAGACAATGATGAAGATCAGTTTGCATCGCGATTCTGTCACAGAGATCTATGAGGGGCTGGACAAGTCTGCTTATCCCGAATCGGCCGGGCTGCTGGAGGATATACTCGATGGGAGTATAGACCTGTTGGAGGATCCCGGCAATGTGGCCGACGAGCTGATGTATCGGTGCGATATGCCGGGGCCACTGCCTGCCGAGCTGCTGGAGCTGGCCGTGGTCATGTATGAAGAAGCTATGGACGAGGACTTGTATGGCTGGGATGACGGCGCAGCGGCCAACAATCTGGGCGCTCATTACTACAACGGCGCCCGGGGGCTGCCTCAGGACTTTGCCAGAGCTGTGGAGCTGTACAAAAAGGCTGCGGCCCAGGGCAGCAGCACCGCCCGTGAAAACCTGGGCTATTGCTACTATTACGGCCGGCACGTAGCCAAGGACTACGAGGAGGCCTTTCGTTGGTTCTCCATGGGCGCATTTTTGGGCGAATCGGGATCGCTCTACAAGATAGGCGATATGTATCGCAACGGGCTGTATGTGGAGCAGAGCGACAGGATGGCTTATTTGATCTACCTGCGCTGTATCAACGATATGCCCGACGATGACAGATCCTTTGCAGCAGGGCCGGTATATCTGAGGCTGGGGGATATGCATCTCAAGGGCCTGGGTACCGCGGTCGATCCGGCGAAGGCGCTGGATTGCTATCAAAAGGCAGAATACTATCTGACGGTGATGGTCAACAAGGGCGAGTATATGTACCGAAAGAGTCTGGAGAGCGCCATTGCCGGGCAGGATAAGGCGCGGCAGGCGATGAAAGCAACAACCGCCCCGGAAAGGGGTCTCGATTGATCGGCAGAAAACCAACGTATAAAGGAGAAAAAAAGTGGATGAAGAAGAATTCAGAAAAAACTATCCGTTTGCAGATACAATAGTGTGGTGTCTGAAGTGCCGCAGGAAATGCGGGGTGTATACTTCATATCGCAGAGGCCCGGCCTGGGAAGATCCCTCTCCGGTACCCTGCGACCCTTATGATGACGAGCCTTCTTTCAAGTGCTGCCGGTGCGGCAACAGGGATCAGCGGCGATTCATGGTGATCTATGTCTGTTACGCCGACAGCCTGGAGATAAAAATGATCTCCGGTTATTCGGACTTTTGTGAAAAGTACAGGCAGAGTACCTTGGAAGAGCTGTCACAAGCCGGGATCGTGACAGAAGGGTGGCTGACACGCTATGTGCCTGACTTCAACAGCCTGACGGAAAAGAGACGCATATTTGAAGATCGTCTGGACGACAGGGTCATAGAGATGGCAAAGGTGATCGTGTCAGACGAACTGGTCGGCTCATGCCCCGGGTATATCACTGCGCCGGGCGGGTGCAGACTGTATTACAATTGGGAAGCCGGAAAGAAGCTGCTGCTGGCGCGCGCAAAAGGGCTGCCGGTCGTGAAAACAGACATCACCGGGCTGTATGAGGAGATCGGCAAGTCCGACACTTTTGCGAAGCTGCCGCCTCTGAGAGAGTGCGTGCCAATGATC
This region includes:
- a CDS encoding CpXC domain-containing protein produces the protein MSEEVTVTCPKCGKTGSFTLWTSLNIAADLYPEKKAQVLDGSLFQYPCPQCGKKTWAEYRMLYNHNEDKVMVYAEPDYSPAHQPMIQELMDTLTADGYVVRVVPNINSLREKVLIFDDGLDDRIIEINKLYMLVAMIQDGDEHLKAPGGCKMYYAGGKGVKNLLITADGVPDLTVDISGLYKELAIPKVLEHLPPLEKSGPVIDRAWAAEYCNATKALKEHGCL
- a CDS encoding sel1 repeat family protein, whose amino-acid sequence is MKISLHRDSVTEIYEGLDKSAYPESAGLLEDILDGSIDLLEDPGNVADELMYRCDMPGPLPAELLELAVVMYEEAMDEDLYGWDDGAAANNLGAHYYNGARGLPQDFARAVELYKKAAAQGSSTARENLGYCYYYGRHVAKDYEEAFRWFSMGAFLGESGSLYKIGDMYRNGLYVEQSDRMAYLIYLRCINDMPDDDRSFAAGPVYLRLGDMHLKGLGTAVDPAKALDCYQKAEYYLTVMVNKGEYMYRKSLESAIAGQDKARQAMKATTAPERGLD